Genomic DNA from Paenibacillus sp. MBLB1832:
CTGTAAGGCAGCTTGATCGTACCGCTTTTCACCATCGTTTGCAGAAGCCCCGCTATGCCGCCGATGAGCAAGGCGATGAACGCCACCAGAATGTGGGCAACGACAAGCTTGCCATCCTTGGAATCGAAGCGTTGGATAAGCGTAATATTTTGTTTGGTCGTCACGGGAGTTCCCCCCTTTTCTCTTATTTCACGATTATCGTCGTTTTCATAAACTCATGCGCCCCGCCGCAATATTCGTTGCATAGAATCAGGTACTCCCCAGGCTTCGTAAATGTATGGCTTACATGGCTTATTTCTCCAGGCACAATCATCATGTTCACGTTCGTCCCTGGGATCGCGAAACCGTGCACCACATCTTGGCTCGTCACCGTAAAATGAACCGTTGACCCCACTGGAATCTCCATTTTGTCTGGCGCATAACCGAACGTAAATGCCGTCATGACCGCCTCATATTCCAGGTTGCCTATTGGACGAAGTCCGGGATTGTTGAACGGCGCTGTTTCCTGCACCTTTGACGGGTCGATGCGGTGATGATGTTCGCTAGGCGGCTTCACCCCCATCGCAAACGCGGATACCCCCAGTACGCCCAAAAATACAAAAAGCATCGTAATCCCAATCGCTAACCAAATTTTTTCAAGCTTATGAATCTGCATGTAACCCCACCTCCCCAAGACATTACTGTCTGGACATAAATAACAGAAATACCGCTACCCAGCTGACGACTAAGAAGAGTCCTAACAACAGCACCGCTGCGAACGTTCCGTTCAATAAGGGCTCCTGTTCATTATTTTCAAATTCAGAATCTCGGGAATGCTTGCTTCGACCATCCATATCAGCCACCTCCTAGGATGAGTTAACGATTCTGTGTCTCATTGTACAAGAAACGGATTTGCCCATCTGTGATTTACCTCACTTCATCCCTTTTGAAAACTGAACAAATTGTTACGATTGTAAAGCTTCGAACCGCTTCATCGCCTCATAATCCTCTACCGTCTTTATACGAGATACAAAATTAAGGTCGACACCGTTCTCGTACAAAAACTGATCACCCAATTCGCTCCAGAAGACGTGCTTTAGCAAAGACGAGAGCTGCGTTTCCCCCTGATGAAGAAGTGGAACAATATGGGGTGCGCACACCCGATCATAAATGCCGTGCAACGGATAGATCTCCCCGG
This window encodes:
- a CDS encoding cytochrome c oxidase subunit II, with translation MQIHKLEKIWLAIGITMLFVFLGVLGVSAFAMGVKPPSEHHHRIDPSKVQETAPFNNPGLRPIGNLEYEAVMTAFTFGYAPDKMEIPVGSTVHFTVTSQDVVHGFAIPGTNVNMMIVPGEISHVSHTFTKPGEYLILCNEYCGGAHEFMKTTIIVK
- a CDS encoding cytochrome c oxidase subunit 2A, translating into MDGRSKHSRDSEFENNEQEPLLNGTFAAVLLLGLFLVVSWVAVFLLFMSRQ